Proteins found in one Amycolatopsis umgeniensis genomic segment:
- a CDS encoding GGDEF domain-containing protein has protein sequence MEVAPVSEFGKHDRDVVSERPPGSLRGFADTVGLAAARVWRLRGRAWNTLRHPAGWELWRLPPAAVFWMLGTEIAVAAWALYSGFKASATTTDLVRFGVIAGCTIWYLVQTQHPEEQRRADDRRGEHIDQTAVWLGSAAVLLPPTYSLALLLMVRVQRYSIAHKAMTTFLFTTAAHAASILGVHTITELTSLHTWLESGLLPQRAGDIVVAAVALVGAALWYFVSQSLLISIARGLAWGGWRRQKLIGSWADNADFVYALQLAACTTILGAVNIALVPLVMIGVALRSTRLSQALADTIARSQRDRKTGLLTEDSFHAPAALRLLEDQTDRRPTAFLMLDLDHFKQWNDKYGHSGGDIVLGCVSAVLRQNTRSGDVVGRWGGEEFSVLLPDTTREEAMRIAERIREAVAKTAITGLTELASGHATNEPRAVGPIHGCTVSIGVGLSPEHSTDYGELFRAADSAMYQAKRSGRNRVMMAPTLAADPPSPRAPTSPLSRAGDSRRE, from the coding sequence ATGGAGGTGGCCCCCGTCAGCGAGTTCGGCAAGCACGACCGTGACGTGGTCTCGGAGCGGCCGCCCGGTTCGCTCCGGGGTTTCGCCGACACAGTAGGCCTCGCCGCCGCCCGCGTCTGGCGGTTGCGTGGTCGCGCCTGGAACACCCTGCGGCATCCGGCGGGCTGGGAACTGTGGCGGCTGCCGCCCGCGGCGGTCTTCTGGATGCTCGGCACCGAGATCGCCGTCGCGGCTTGGGCGCTCTACAGCGGCTTCAAGGCCTCCGCCACGACCACGGACCTCGTCCGTTTCGGCGTGATCGCGGGCTGCACCATCTGGTACCTCGTCCAGACACAGCATCCGGAAGAACAACGCCGAGCCGACGACCGGCGCGGCGAGCACATCGACCAGACCGCCGTCTGGCTGGGCAGCGCGGCCGTCCTGCTGCCGCCCACCTACTCGCTCGCGCTGTTGCTGATGGTGCGCGTGCAGCGCTACTCCATCGCGCACAAGGCGATGACGACGTTCCTCTTCACCACCGCCGCGCACGCCGCGTCCATCCTCGGCGTGCACACGATCACCGAACTGACGTCACTGCACACCTGGCTCGAATCGGGCCTGCTCCCCCAGCGGGCGGGCGACATCGTGGTGGCCGCCGTCGCGCTGGTGGGCGCCGCGCTCTGGTACTTCGTGTCGCAGTCGCTCCTGATCAGTATCGCGCGCGGGCTGGCATGGGGCGGCTGGCGACGGCAGAAGCTGATCGGCAGCTGGGCCGACAACGCGGACTTCGTCTACGCGCTGCAGCTCGCCGCGTGCACCACGATCCTCGGCGCCGTCAACATCGCGCTGGTGCCACTGGTGATGATCGGCGTCGCGCTGCGCTCGACCCGGCTCTCGCAGGCCCTGGCGGACACGATCGCGCGCAGCCAGCGCGACCGGAAGACCGGCCTGCTGACCGAGGACTCCTTCCACGCCCCGGCGGCCCTGCGCCTGCTCGAAGACCAGACCGACCGTCGGCCGACGGCGTTCCTGATGCTGGACCTCGACCACTTCAAGCAGTGGAACGACAAGTACGGGCATTCCGGCGGCGACATCGTGCTCGGCTGCGTCAGCGCAGTCCTGCGGCAGAACACGCGGTCGGGCGACGTCGTCGGGCGGTGGGGTGGCGAGGAGTTCTCGGTACTGCTGCCGGACACCACCCGCGAGGAGGCGATGCGGATCGCCGAGCGGATCCGGGAGGCCGTCGCGAAGACCGCGATCACCGGTCTGACGGAACTCGCCAGCGGCCACGCCACCAACGAACCCCGCGCGGTGGGACCGATCCACGGCTGCACCGTGTCGATCGGCGTCGGGCTCTCGCCCGAGCACTCGACGGACTACGGGGAGCTCTTCCGCGCGGCGGACTCGGCCATGTACCAAGCGAAGCGGAGCGGACGGAACCGGGTGATGATGGCGCCCACCCTGGCCGCGGATCCCCCTTCGCCGCGGGCTCCGACGTCACCGTTGAGCCGGGCCGGGGACTCGCGCCGGGAGTGA
- a CDS encoding cytochrome P450, with product MPDAAYDADAVPVMFGPDFDRDPSPAYEWLRVNAPAFRLPLPGDTWTWLLTRHADVVSAMADPRLSKCPSVAADHWRKANLGLPADHRPTLIRHMNNVEGDEHARLRKACAGAFGPRRLQHMRDRTYQLANELLDPILDRGEGDLVEDFAYPLGIRSICELIGIPDTLLDEVRPPALVVAAGDVTDMASMLEATDDLDRLLAGVVAAKRVEPGADLISDLLAQEAAGKLTGEEVAATAFLSLIAGHETTISLIASTALTLITHPEEAARARADGSHLTLVIEEVLRRDTPLQNTSWRFVTEPMELAGQLMEAGDPILLSLLAANRDPEVHPEPLAFRPGERPVRHVAFGVGPHICIGAALARMQASAALETLVDRAPSMTLTVPEDRLVWWPSAITRGLHNLPVKL from the coding sequence ATGCCTGACGCCGCATACGATGCCGACGCGGTCCCTGTGATGTTCGGCCCGGACTTCGACAGGGATCCCTCGCCCGCTTACGAATGGCTTCGGGTGAACGCCCCGGCGTTCCGGCTTCCGCTGCCCGGCGACACCTGGACCTGGCTGCTGACCCGGCACGCGGACGTCGTTTCCGCGATGGCCGACCCGCGGCTGTCCAAATGCCCGTCCGTGGCCGCGGACCACTGGCGCAAGGCCAACCTCGGCCTGCCAGCCGACCATCGGCCGACGCTCATCAGGCATATGAACAACGTCGAGGGCGACGAACACGCGCGGCTGCGCAAGGCTTGCGCCGGCGCGTTCGGCCCCCGGCGGCTGCAGCACATGCGCGACCGCACGTATCAGCTGGCGAACGAACTGCTCGACCCGATCCTCGACCGCGGCGAGGGCGACCTCGTCGAGGATTTCGCCTACCCGCTGGGAATCCGCTCGATCTGCGAGCTGATCGGCATCCCGGACACGCTCCTGGACGAGGTCCGTCCGCCCGCGCTGGTGGTCGCCGCCGGTGACGTCACCGACATGGCGTCGATGCTCGAGGCGACAGACGATCTGGACAGGCTCCTCGCCGGCGTGGTCGCCGCGAAACGGGTCGAACCCGGGGCGGATCTGATCAGCGACCTGCTCGCGCAGGAGGCCGCCGGGAAGCTCACCGGAGAAGAGGTCGCGGCGACGGCGTTCCTGTCGCTGATCGCCGGGCACGAGACGACGATCAGTCTCATCGCGTCCACCGCGCTGACCCTCATCACGCATCCGGAGGAGGCCGCCCGCGCCCGCGCCGACGGCTCGCATCTGACGCTCGTCATCGAGGAGGTCCTGCGCCGCGACACCCCGCTGCAGAACACCAGCTGGCGTTTCGTCACCGAGCCGATGGAGCTCGCCGGGCAGCTGATGGAGGCGGGTGACCCGATCCTGTTGTCCTTGCTGGCGGCCAATCGCGACCCCGAAGTCCACCCCGAACCGCTCGCTTTCCGCCCCGGTGAGCGACCGGTGCGGCACGTGGCCTTCGGCGTCGGCCCGCATATCTGCATCGGCGCCGCGCTCGCGCGGATGCAGGCGTCCGCGGCCTTGGAGACGTTGGTCGACCGCGCGCCGTCGATGACGCTGACCGTGCCGGAAGACAGGCTCGTGTGGTGGCCGAGCGCGATCACCCGCGGCCTGCACAACCTCCCGGTGAAGCTCTAG